The window CCGCCATAATCGACGAACGCCGCCTGAAGCGACGGCTCCACGCGCGTCACCTTGGCAAGATAGATATTCCCTTTGAGCTGCTTGTGCTCGGCCGATTCGAAATCAAATTCCTCGATCCGGTTTCCCTTGGCGACGGCCACGCGGGTTTCTTCCCGGTGGCGGGCGTCGATCAGCATCCGCATTGTCATGTATAAATCTCCGGGCGCTGCGGGCGGCAGATAGGCCAGCCAGTCCAGCGCGAATTAAAGGGGGCGGGGGCGGCAGCAGAAACTGCAATCGCTTTGCCCCGGATTGTTGTGTCTTGTTTGCGTCTGCTGCGGCGGCACCCCTGGCCAGTCTGACCAGGGCTTGGGTCCCTACCCGCGCAATGCCCGAAAACGGCATGCGGTGCGGAAGCGGGAAAATATGCCTCATGCAGCGTCAACCTGATGGATTGGCGGGATAATCCCGGCAATCGGTGAATGGTTGCAAAGCCCGTTGCTTCGCGACCGGTGAAGCGTGCTAGCACCGCTGTCACCTCACCGCAACAGATAGGATCGCGAGACCCCCATTTCAAACCCGGCTGACGCGCAGCATTTTGTTAACCATGGCTTGGCCACTGCCAAAGCCGGGCTATAGTAGGCCATGCCCCTCGCAATGTTTGCGTCCATCCTGCTTTCGATGCCCTGGCCGGTTGCGGCGGACACGGCTGCGCTCGCGTCACGCAAGCGCAGCCGGTACAGCCTGACGATCCTCCTTGATCCACCCGGCACGGCGCTTCCCCGACCGCGGATCTATGGGCCGGCCGGGCGCCCGCTTGTGGTGATCGATGCCGGGCACGGCGGTCATGATCCCGGCGCTGTTTCGGCAGAGACGGGGCAGCGGGAAAAGGACATCACGCTTGCCGTCGCTCAGGCTATCAAGGCAGAACTCATCCGGTCGGGCCGGGTGCGCGTCGCACTGACGCGGGAGGATGACCGCTTCCTTGTCCTTGGCGAGCGATCGGAAATCGCCCATGCGATCAAGGCTGACCTGTTCATTTCCATCCATGCCGACAGCGCACAACCCAGCAGCACTGCAAACGGCGCCACCATCTACACCCTGTCCGAAGTCGCCTCGGACCGTGAAGCACAATTGCTCGCCCAGCGCGAGAACCGGGCCGACATCATCAACGGGGTCAACCTCGGCCGGCAGCGCGGCGAGGTGGCGTCGATCCTGCTCGACCTTGCCCAGCGCGAATCGATGGACGCCTCGGCAGGGTTCGCCAACCTGCTCAAGCGCGAGGCAACCGGCCTGATCCCCTTCCGCCCCGATTTCCACAGGATGGCAGGCTTTGTCGTCCTGAAAGCCCCCGACATGCCATCGATCCTGCTCGAAGTCGGCTATGTGACCAACCCGGACGATCTGGAACGACTGGCCTCGGATAGCGGCAAGATCAACATCGCCCGCGGCATCCGGCGCGCAGTCGAAATCCATTTTGCCCGAAAGCTGGCGGAGCGGTGAAGCACTGCAGCACATTTATAGTGACGAATTGCACGAAGGGGCACACCGCGCCATCGACAGGCGCCCGCCGCGACACAAATTGCTTCCCCCTCCAGCGATCTGGCTCTAGACGCTCGGCGTGATGGATGATGCGTCTGAGAGTCCCGGGCTGAAGGTCCGCCTGCGCCATGAAATGGACAGGGCAATCGCACTGTGGCGGGACTATTGGCAGTTTAAGTGGTTCCGCGTCTTGGCCTACGCAGCGGGCGCAGTCATGCTTGGCTGGATCATCATCTGGCTCCTTTTCGCCCGCAACCTGCCGTCCGTCGACCGCCTGAAAACCTATGAGCCGCCCCTGCCGACCTATGTGCGCGGTTATGATGGTGCGCCGGTGCACAGCTATGCGCGCGAGCGCCGCGTGCAATTGCGATACGAGGAGTTCCCGCCACTTCTGGTGCGCGCCTATCTGGCTGCGGAAGACAGGACCTTCTTCCAGCATAGCGGCCTCGACTATCCCGGCATCATCGCGGCGATCTTCACCAACATGATGAGTTCAGGCCGCCCCGTTGGCGCATCGACGATCACGCAGCAGGTTGCCAAGAACCTGTTGCTGACCAACGAGGCGAGCTATGTCCGCAAGGTCAAGGAAGCCATCCTTGCCAAGCGGATCGAGAGCGCTCTCACCAAGCAGCAGATCCTCGAGCTTTACCTCAACCAGATCGATCTCGGTCGCCGCAGCTTTGGCGTGCAGGCCGCCGCGCGTGCCTATTTCGGCAAGGACGTGGGGGAACTGCAGCTGCACGAAATGGCCTATCTCGCGATCCTGCCCAAGGGGCCGTCGAATTACCGGCCGGAACGTTTTTACGACCGCGCCCTCAAGCGGCGGAACTGGGTTCTGGGCGGCATGCTCAAGAACGAGTTCATCACGCAGCAGCAATATGACGAGGCGATCCGCCATCCGCTGGGCATCATTCCGCGCGTCGCAGCGACGAATGAGTCGATCGGCGGCTATTATACCGAGGAACTGAGGCGGCAACTGATCGCGAAGTTCGGGGAGAATTCCGACGGCGGCCGCAATCCGTTCAGCGTCTATGACGGCGGGCTGTGGGTGCGATCCTCGCTTGATCCGAAACTCCAGCAATATGCTGAAAGCGCCTTGCGCGACGGGCTTGTCCGCTATGATCGCGGCAAGGGCTGGAGCGGACCCATTCGCACAATCGAAATCGGCAACAACTGGGCGCAGCAACTGGCCGCGGCCAACCTGGGCGCAGGCTATCCCGACTGGCGTGTCGCAGTCGTCCTGTCCAAGGGCCCCGACTCCATCCGCCTTGGGTTTGCAGATGGACGGACGGGCATGATGCCGGCGTCTGCCGCGACCATGCCGCGCAGCCGCACGGCAGAGACGGCCTTCAGCCAACTGAAGCCCGGCGACGTCATTGCCGTGAAGGCCGAAGGTGGCCTCTGGAGCTTGCGCAACATACCGGAGATTTCCGGCGGGATGGTCGTTGAAAATCCGCACACGGGGCAGGTTCTGGCCATGCAGGGCGGCTTCGATTCGCGCATCGCATCCTACAATCGCGCGACCCAGGCCGAGCGCCAGCCGGGATCGAGCTTCAAGCCCTTTGTCTATGCCGCAGCGCTTGATGCCGGAATGACCCCTGCAACGATCATCGTCGACGGCCCGTTCTGCGTGTTCCAGTCCGCACGGCTGGGGCAGAAATGCTTCCGCAACTTCACCGGGGGCGGTTCCGGCCCGCACACGATGCGCTGGGGTGTGGAGCAATCCCGCAACCTCATGACAGTGCGTGCCGCGTCGCAAACGGGGATGGACAAGGTCGTCAAGATGGCAGCATCTGTCGGCATCAGCGATCCCGGCAAGAACTATCCGCAAGTGCTCTCGATTGCGCTCGGTGCCGGAGAAACGACCGTTTCCAAAATGGTCAACGCTTATGCAATCCTGGTGCGCAACGGCGTGGACGTCCGCCCGACGATGATCGACTTTGTTCAGGACCGCTATGGCCGGGTCCGCTTCCGCGCCGATACCCGGCCCTGCAACCGCTGCAACATGGCCGAATATGATGGCAAGCCGATGCCGCGCCCGCCAGCCCGCACCAAGCAGGTAATGGACCCGCTGACAGCCTACCAGGTTGTCCACATCCTTGAAGGCGTCGTCCAGCGCGGCACTGCTGTTGGCCTGCGCGACATGAACCGCCCGCTGTTCGGCAAGACCGGAACGACGAGCGGCCCCACCAACGTCTGGTTTGTCGGCGGATCGCCCGATCTCGTCGCCGGGCTCTACATGGGCTATGATACGCCGCGCTCAATGGGCGGCTATGCTCAGGGCGGCACCGTGGCCGTGCCAATCTTCCGCGACTTTGCGCAAAAGGCGATGAAGGATGTGCCGATTGTTCCCTTCCGCGCGCCGCCCGGCATCCGGATGATCCGCATCGATCGTGCCTCCGGCAAGCGCGTCTTTGGAACCTGGCCGACGAACGATCCCAAGGCACCGGTGATCTGGGAAGCGTTCAAGCCTGAAAGCGAACCACGCCGCTCCATCCGTCGCGACGAATTGCTCGATGCCAAGAAGAAGAGCGACCTCCTGCCCGGCAAGGCTGGCCCCGCCGCCAACCAGCGCGACACCGAGTTCTTGCAACGCGAGGGCGGAATCTACTAGGGCCACCGCAACCCTGAAACACGTCAGACTCTTGGAGATGCCCAATGCGCGCCGAAGCGCAGGCTCACGCCGACCAGATCAATGCTGCCCTTGCGCTGTTGCGCCGGTTCCTCGACTGGGACCGCGCGCTCAAGCGGCTGGAAGAGCTGAATGCCAAGGTGGAAGACCAGGCGCTGTGGAACGACCCCAAGGCCGCGCAGGACGTGATGCGGGAACGCCGGCGGCTGGAAGAGGCGATTGCCGCCACGCGTGCGATCGAATCCGAGTTGAGCGATACGGTCGAGTTGATGGAAATGGCCGAAGCCGAAGGCGATGACGCCATGGTTGAAGAAGGCCTTGCCGCGCTTGCCGAACTTGCCGAGCGGGCAGAGCGCGACAAGGTGGCAGCGTTGCTGGCGGGCGAGGCCGATGCCAACGACACCTATATCGAAATCAATGCGGGCGCGGGCGGCACCGAGAGCCAGGACTGGGCCGAAATGCTGCAGCGGATGTACACGCGCTGGGCCGAACGGCACAAGATGAAGGTCGAACTGATCGACTATCACGCGGGTGAACAGGCAGGCATCAAATCCGCGACGCTGCTCATCAAGGGCGAAAATGCCTATGGCTATGCCAAGACGGAAAGCGGGGTCCATCGCCTCGTCCGGATCAGCCCCTATGATTCGAATGCGCGGCGCCACACCAGCTTTTCAAGCGTCTGGGTGTATCCGGTGGTCGACGAGAATATCGATATCGAGATCAATGAGAGCGAACTCAGGATCGACACCTATCGCGCATCGGGAGCGGGTGGCCAGCACATCAATACAACCGATAGTGCCGTGCGGATTACCCATCTTCCGACCGGAATCGTCGTCCAGTGCCAGAACCAGCGTTCGCAGCACAAGAACCGGGCAGAAGCCTATAACCAGCTGCGCGCGCGCCTTTACGAGGCCGAACTCCAGAAGCGGGAGGCCGAAGCCAATGCGACTGCCGCCAATAAGACCGACATCGGCTGGGGTCACCAGATCCGGTCCTATGTCCTCCAGCCGTACCAGTTGGTGAAGGACCTGCGCACCGGTGTCACCTCCACGGCGCCGGGAGACGTTCTTGACGGCGATCTTGACCGGTTCATGGCCGCCGCCCTATCGCAGCGCGTGTCAGGGGAAAAAGTCGTTGTCGAGGATGTCGATTAAGGCCGGCGCCACAGGCGCGCTGTTCGGGGCGCTGTTGCTGGCAGGGTGCGGCGGGAGCGCGGGCCCCAGGCCGGATCGCGACATCCCGTCCTCAGAATTTCCGGCAGCGCACCGCCCCGTCGCACCAATCGTGTCGAGCCGCTGGTCAACCGAAGAAGCGCGCGACAGGTTGAAGGAAGCCGATCATGTGATGGACCTTGCGGGTGTGAAACGCGGCATGACCGTTGCCGATATCGGCGCGGGGGAAGGCTATTACACCATCCGCCTGGCCCAGCGCGTGGGAGCCAAGGGCCGCGTGCTGGCTGAAGACATTATTCCCGAAGTGCGGAACAAGCTGGCCGAGCGCGTTTATCGCGAACAGCTCGACAATGTCAGCGTCCGGCTTGGGGCCCCTGCCGATCCGAAGCTGCCAGAACGGAGCTTCGATCGCATCCTGATGGTGCATATGTATCATGAGATAGAGGCGCCCTATGAATTCCTCTGGCGGATGCGTCCGTCACTGAAGAAGGGCGGGCAAGTGATCATCGTCGATGCCGACCGCCCGACGGCCAACCATGGCACGCCCCCCGCCCTGCTTGCCTGCGAACTGGCAGCGGTGGGCTACAGGCAAACCGAAGCAAGGCTCTTGCCGCAGCCGGGCACTTACCTGCGCGCATTCCGGGCAGAGGGTCCACGCCCGGAGCCGCAGAACATAAAAGCTTGCAAGGGCTGACGTCGCCCCGTTACCCCAGCTTTTCGATCTTGGCCTGAAGTTCGGCAAGCTGAGCCTTGAGCGCGGCAATCTCGTCATCCTTCTTGTCGCGCAATGGCTTGGGCCGGAAGGCACTCGCCGCAGCTTCGAACATTTCGAGATTGCGCTTCGCGATTTCTCCGAAGGGTCCGCTTGCAATTGCGCCTTCAAGGGCTTCGCGAAATTTCGAGTGGTTCTTGCGGAAGGCATCCATCGACGCTTCGAGGTAGCCCGGCACCATGGCCTGCATCGAATCGCCGTACATCGAGATCAGCTGGCGCAGGAATCCCGCCGGGAGCATCGTCTGCCCGCGCCCTTCCTCATCCATGATGATCTGGGTGAGGACACTGTGGGTGATATCCTCATTGCTCTTCGCATCGAGCACCTGAAACTCGCGCCCCTCACGCGTCATCTTCGCCAGGTCGTCGAGCGTGATGTAGGATGAGGTATGGGTGTTGTAGAGCCTGCGGTTCGCATATTTCTTGATGATGACGGGCTTGGTTCCATCATTCGCTGTCTTGGCCATCGGGCGACCCCTGAAACGGAAAAAACGATCCTAGCCCGATTCATAGTGCGCTGCAACATGAGTGCCGCAGCCGTACCGAATCGGGAAGGCCAGAGTCTGAACCATGTTCGTGGATCAGATTTTTGATACATCGGAAATAACTATATTGCATCTAATGTTAAAAATTTTTTGTATATGCGACTTCATAAATAGAATTCAGAATAATGTTGCATCAATACTACAATATATTGAATAAATTTGACGAATAGACGGAATTTTTGATTTTCTCTTGCCGGATCATTCAGTTTTTTAGTTGTGATGTCCCCACCGCCGCGTGCGTTCTCAAAGGCGCGGTCAATCATTGGGGATAAAGTAATGCAAAAAAGTCGTTTCCTGCTGGCCTCCGCCCTAGCTTCGTCCAGTCTCTTCCTCCTCGCCCAGCCCGCCTGGTCGCAAGACGCCGCACCACAGGCGACCAAGGGTGCTGCCGAAGCGGATGGTGACGAGATTATCGTCACTGGAACAATTCTGCGCCGCACGGATACCGAGACACCGTCCCCGATCACAATTGTGACGGCAGAAGATATCGATAAGCGCGGAGTCAACACTGTTCAGGATGCGCTCCAGTTGCTCACTTCCAACAACGGTCCGGCAATTACGAATTCGTTTACAGCGAACGGCGCGTTCGCAGCAGGGGCTTCAGCAGTGTCTCTGCGCGGATTGACTACGTCCTCCACCCTGGTTCTTTTCGATGGCTTGCGGGCCGCAAATTATCCGCTCGCCGACGATGGCACCCGCAACTTCGTCGATCTGAATACCATTCCTGATGACGTGATCGAGCGCGTCGAAGTTCTGCGCGATGGGGCATCTTCGAGCTATGGCGCTGATGCGATCGCCGGCGTGGTAAACATCATCACGAAGCGCTCCTTCACTGGAATTGGCGGACGCGTTGAAGCTGGTACATCCTCCCGCGGGGACGCAGGAAACCAGAGAATTAGCCTAACGGCAGGCATTGGTGACCTCGATGAAAAGGGGTTCAACGCATATATCAGTGGATTCTATCTCCACGGTTCGCAGCTGCGAAACAGCGATCGCCCCTATCCCTATAACTCCGACGATCAGCGCGGCCTCTGCTTTAATGGAGTTTGCGGCCCCAACAACGTGATCAACGGCTTCGATGCCAATGGCGCGTTTCCAAACCTTGGATTTGGAACGACGGCAAGCACGTTGTTCGTTCGCCCCTTCGACGCCACAAACACGACACCACAAGGTCGCAACCAGATGCTCAACCCTGCATTAGGCTGTATTCGGGGGACTGCCTACAGCCCGACTGCAGCTGAGCTCGCAGGCAGCAACAATGGCGCCGTCCCGACAACGCTCTGCCAACAGGACAATACAAAGGAATTCGGGGTCATTTCCCCCGAAATCGAGCGGCTGGGGGGTACTGTTCGCGCGACAGCAAAAGTCGGCGACACTGCAGAGGCCTATTTTACCGTCAACTTCCAGCAAACCACTTCAAGCTATGATGGCAATCCGGCTACGATCAGGGCCCGCGCACCGGCCGGGATTCTTTTCCCCGTTTTCCAGAACAATTCCGGCGCAAGCAATCTGACGCTGCCCGTATTTGTCTGCCCTCGAGGCACCACCGCTCCTTGCACTGCTGCCAACGGCAGGCTCAATCCCAACAACCCCTTCGCGGCACAGGGGCAGGTCGCCCGTTTGGTGGGCCGCTTGCCCAACATCTTCGAATTCAACGAAACCCGCAGTCGGGTCTATCGCGCTGCTGCAGGAATCAATGGCAGCTTTCTGGGTGACGGCAGCTATCAAGTAGATGGGGTTGTTATGCATAATGACCTACGGAGGATTTCCGAGGGCTATGTCTATATCCAACATCTGCTCGATGTCGTTGCGGACGGAAGCTACAACTTCGTCAATCCATTTCTGAACACCAAAGCCCAGAATGACTTTCTTGCTCCACGGAACGTCACGAATTCGACATCCGATCTCTATCAGGCTCAAGTTATTCTTGGAAAGCCCCTGTTCGAATTACCCGGTGGCAAAGTCCAGCTCGGCGTAGGAGGGAGCATTCGCTACGAAGCCATTGACGCGCCAAGCGCCAATGATGACTTCAATGGTCCCACGCAGCGGTACTTCCGCCTCAATGCTTTCGGTACAAAAGGCCACAGGACAGTCAAATCTGCTTTTGCTGAAATTGGTGCGCCAATTCTTGACAATCTAGAGGCAAACCTGTCCGGTCGCTATGACAGCTATTCAAGTGGACAGCATTCGTTTTCGCCCAAGGCGGGATTGAAATTCACGCCGATCAAGCAGTTAGCGATACGCGGTACGTATTCAAAGGGCTTCAGAATACCGAGCTTTGCCGAGTCAAACGCGCTGCCAACCACTGGGTTTGTAACCCAATCTCGCGCCAATCTGCCAAACAATTTCCTCAATCAATATGGCGCCAACTGTAATAATGGACCAACTGGCGTGTGCCCAACCTATATCACTGCATATTCGCTCGGACTCACGCAGATTGGCACCCCCAACCTCAAGCCCGAAAAGTCTCGCAGCTTTACCGGCGGCATTGTTTTTGAGCCTATCAAGAACGTCACACTTACGTTCGACTATTACAACATCCGCAAAACAAGAGCGATCACTGCTGCAGACACGACGCCCGCCGTTGCGGCCTATTATGCCGGACGCCCAATTCCGCCGGGATTTACAGTTATTGCCGATTCGCCTGATCCCAATTTCCCGAACGCACTTCCGCGCATCGCGTTCGTCCAGTCGGGCTTCATCAATGCGAATACGATTGTGTCTGAAGGGTTCGACTTTTCGGCAACCGGCAATTTCGAGTTCGATAACGGCATTAAGCTGACAGTTTCCGGAGAAGCGAGCCGTATTGAAAAGCTGAACACAAAATTCCCTGATGGCCACACTGAACACTATGCTGGCACGCTCGGAAACTTCAACCTGACCGCAGGTACGGGCACGCCCCGCTGGAGAGCAAGTGGCGAAGTCACAGTCGAATATAATGCGTTTTCTGTCACTGCGAGCGGGAACTATTTCGATGGCTATAACCTCTCTGCCGAAGACCAAGGAGACGTGGCAGGCGATTGCGGCCAATCAAATGGGTTCACACCCTGCAATGTGAAATCCTACTTCACGCTGGATCTGAACACGGACGTAAAGGTGAACGATCATTTTGACTTTTACGTGAATGTCCAGAACCTTTTTGACCGACTGCCTCCGATCGACCCCGTTACTTATGGAGCCAACAACTATAATGCGGTGCAGGGCGGAACGGGAATTGTCGGCCGAGCATTCCGCGCCGGTGCAAAATTCAAATTCTGAAGCAGCGCAACCTAAGATAATACTTACCTTAGGGCCGTCCTTCGGGGCGGCCCTTTTTCTATCCCCATATCCGCTTGAAGCGCGCGCCCAGCGCGGTCAGCAATTCATAGGGCGCAATACCGGATTGGGCCGTCGCTTCAGCCAAGGCATAGTCAAGCGTCACCCAATCCCCTTCGCCAAGGTCGGGTTCGGCATCTACGCAAATCGCAAGCAAGTCCATCGAGACGCGCCCAACCACCGGAAAGCGACCACCACCCGCGCTGCCCCGGTTGGAAAAGCCCCGCAAATATCCATCGGCATAGCCAATGTTGAGGATCGCGAGTTCCATGTCGCGGTCAGCCGTGAAGGTTGCATTGTAGCCCACGCTGTCCCCTGCCCGGATGCGACGGCGCTGGATAACCTGCGCCTGTGGGTGCGCCACCTGCATGATATGCCCGACTGCCTCCCCGCGCGGAATGCCGCCATAAAGTGCAAGGCCGGGCCGCGTCAGATCGAAATGATAGTCGGGCCCAAGGCAGATGCCAGCCGAATTGGCCAGGCTCATCCGCCTGGCACTGGTCCGTCCGGCAAGTGCTGCAAAGGCCGCCCGCTGCCGCTCATTCTGTGGCACATCTTCATCCGCCGAGGCAAGGTGGCTCAACAGCGTGTCGATGCTGAGCCCGTCGAGCAGGCCATCCAATACGTC of the Aquisediminimonas profunda genome contains:
- a CDS encoding N-acetylmuramoyl-L-alanine amidase family protein, with the translated sequence MPLAMFASILLSMPWPVAADTAALASRKRSRYSLTILLDPPGTALPRPRIYGPAGRPLVVIDAGHGGHDPGAVSAETGQREKDITLAVAQAIKAELIRSGRVRVALTREDDRFLVLGERSEIAHAIKADLFISIHADSAQPSSTANGATIYTLSEVASDREAQLLAQRENRADIINGVNLGRQRGEVASILLDLAQRESMDASAGFANLLKREATGLIPFRPDFHRMAGFVVLKAPDMPSILLEVGYVTNPDDLERLASDSGKINIARGIRRAVEIHFARKLAER
- a CDS encoding transglycosylase domain-containing protein is translated as MDDASESPGLKVRLRHEMDRAIALWRDYWQFKWFRVLAYAAGAVMLGWIIIWLLFARNLPSVDRLKTYEPPLPTYVRGYDGAPVHSYARERRVQLRYEEFPPLLVRAYLAAEDRTFFQHSGLDYPGIIAAIFTNMMSSGRPVGASTITQQVAKNLLLTNEASYVRKVKEAILAKRIESALTKQQILELYLNQIDLGRRSFGVQAAARAYFGKDVGELQLHEMAYLAILPKGPSNYRPERFYDRALKRRNWVLGGMLKNEFITQQQYDEAIRHPLGIIPRVAATNESIGGYYTEELRRQLIAKFGENSDGGRNPFSVYDGGLWVRSSLDPKLQQYAESALRDGLVRYDRGKGWSGPIRTIEIGNNWAQQLAAANLGAGYPDWRVAVVLSKGPDSIRLGFADGRTGMMPASAATMPRSRTAETAFSQLKPGDVIAVKAEGGLWSLRNIPEISGGMVVENPHTGQVLAMQGGFDSRIASYNRATQAERQPGSSFKPFVYAAALDAGMTPATIIVDGPFCVFQSARLGQKCFRNFTGGGSGPHTMRWGVEQSRNLMTVRAASQTGMDKVVKMAASVGISDPGKNYPQVLSIALGAGETTVSKMVNAYAILVRNGVDVRPTMIDFVQDRYGRVRFRADTRPCNRCNMAEYDGKPMPRPPARTKQVMDPLTAYQVVHILEGVVQRGTAVGLRDMNRPLFGKTGTTSGPTNVWFVGGSPDLVAGLYMGYDTPRSMGGYAQGGTVAVPIFRDFAQKAMKDVPIVPFRAPPGIRMIRIDRASGKRVFGTWPTNDPKAPVIWEAFKPESEPRRSIRRDELLDAKKKSDLLPGKAGPAANQRDTEFLQREGGIY
- the prfB gene encoding peptide chain release factor 2, yielding MRAEAQAHADQINAALALLRRFLDWDRALKRLEELNAKVEDQALWNDPKAAQDVMRERRRLEEAIAATRAIESELSDTVELMEMAEAEGDDAMVEEGLAALAELAERAERDKVAALLAGEADANDTYIEINAGAGGTESQDWAEMLQRMYTRWAERHKMKVELIDYHAGEQAGIKSATLLIKGENAYGYAKTESGVHRLVRISPYDSNARRHTSFSSVWVYPVVDENIDIEINESELRIDTYRASGAGGQHINTTDSAVRITHLPTGIVVQCQNQRSQHKNRAEAYNQLRARLYEAELQKREAEANATAANKTDIGWGHQIRSYVLQPYQLVKDLRTGVTSTAPGDVLDGDLDRFMAAALSQRVSGEKVVVEDVD
- a CDS encoding class I SAM-dependent methyltransferase, with protein sequence MSIKAGATGALFGALLLAGCGGSAGPRPDRDIPSSEFPAAHRPVAPIVSSRWSTEEARDRLKEADHVMDLAGVKRGMTVADIGAGEGYYTIRLAQRVGAKGRVLAEDIIPEVRNKLAERVYREQLDNVSVRLGAPADPKLPERSFDRILMVHMYHEIEAPYEFLWRMRPSLKKGGQVIIVDADRPTANHGTPPALLACELAAVGYRQTEARLLPQPGTYLRAFRAEGPRPEPQNIKACKG
- the phaR gene encoding polyhydroxyalkanoate synthesis repressor PhaR yields the protein MAKTANDGTKPVIIKKYANRRLYNTHTSSYITLDDLAKMTREGREFQVLDAKSNEDITHSVLTQIIMDEEGRGQTMLPAGFLRQLISMYGDSMQAMVPGYLEASMDAFRKNHSKFREALEGAIASGPFGEIAKRNLEMFEAAASAFRPKPLRDKKDDEIAALKAQLAELQAKIEKLG
- a CDS encoding TonB-dependent receptor domain-containing protein, which produces MQKSRFLLASALASSSLFLLAQPAWSQDAAPQATKGAAEADGDEIIVTGTILRRTDTETPSPITIVTAEDIDKRGVNTVQDALQLLTSNNGPAITNSFTANGAFAAGASAVSLRGLTTSSTLVLFDGLRAANYPLADDGTRNFVDLNTIPDDVIERVEVLRDGASSSYGADAIAGVVNIITKRSFTGIGGRVEAGTSSRGDAGNQRISLTAGIGDLDEKGFNAYISGFYLHGSQLRNSDRPYPYNSDDQRGLCFNGVCGPNNVINGFDANGAFPNLGFGTTASTLFVRPFDATNTTPQGRNQMLNPALGCIRGTAYSPTAAELAGSNNGAVPTTLCQQDNTKEFGVISPEIERLGGTVRATAKVGDTAEAYFTVNFQQTTSSYDGNPATIRARAPAGILFPVFQNNSGASNLTLPVFVCPRGTTAPCTAANGRLNPNNPFAAQGQVARLVGRLPNIFEFNETRSRVYRAAAGINGSFLGDGSYQVDGVVMHNDLRRISEGYVYIQHLLDVVADGSYNFVNPFLNTKAQNDFLAPRNVTNSTSDLYQAQVILGKPLFELPGGKVQLGVGGSIRYEAIDAPSANDDFNGPTQRYFRLNAFGTKGHRTVKSAFAEIGAPILDNLEANLSGRYDSYSSGQHSFSPKAGLKFTPIKQLAIRGTYSKGFRIPSFAESNALPTTGFVTQSRANLPNNFLNQYGANCNNGPTGVCPTYITAYSLGLTQIGTPNLKPEKSRSFTGGIVFEPIKNVTLTFDYYNIRKTRAITAADTTPAVAAYYAGRPIPPGFTVIADSPDPNFPNALPRIAFVQSGFINANTIVSEGFDFSATGNFEFDNGIKLTVSGEASRIEKLNTKFPDGHTEHYAGTLGNFNLTAGTGTPRWRASGEVTVEYNAFSVTASGNYFDGYNLSAEDQGDVAGDCGQSNGFTPCNVKSYFTLDLNTDVKVNDHFDFYVNVQNLFDRLPPIDPVTYGANNYNAVQGGTGIVGRAFRAGAKFKF
- a CDS encoding alanine racemase yields the protein MTRTAPLRLALDGAALVANWRWLAAQSGKAACGAAIKANGYGLGARPVLERLAAAGCRDFFVTTWDEVRALGALPDGISLSVLHGVRDVDMAEARTSRARPTLNTVEQVKRWKQAGGGLCDVMVDTGMNRLGLAAKDVLDGLLDGLSIDTLLSHLASADEDVPQNERQRAAFAALAGRTSARRMSLANSAGICLGPDYHFDLTRPGLALYGGIPRGEAVGHIMQVAHPQAQVIQRRRIRAGDSVGYNATFTADRDMELAILNIGYADGYLRGFSNRGSAGGGRFPVVGRVSMDLLAICVDAEPDLGEGDWVTLDYALAEATAQSGIAPYELLTALGARFKRIWG